A single genomic interval of bacterium harbors:
- a CDS encoding adenylate/guanylate cyclase domain-containing protein, translated as MKNSRKTLAWGFIISLSISLAMMGLYVGHPRFMEVIELKAFDLRFRWRGCIPQGPEVVIAAIDQKSIDELGRWPWPRSRMKRLVDELKAAGARVVAFDITFPSPELDPESSEEHALELVKNLNSSALSIDRQQIRKALSRLDPDRDFSLAIRKAGNVILGMFFFLSPQEVPTGKRLRPAPPYLVSQRYPLVQQLGPVASDSPIIPQGYGYEASLDMLGACALASGAFNMYPDFDGTIRWAPLIIAYQGNYYPSLDMQVIRHYWGLNGDSILIQMGEHGVESLLLEGMPVPVDARGHLLINYRGPHDTYAHYSICDILSRRIPAEKLRDRIVLVGATATGIYDMRYTPYNIMAGVEIHANILDSLLHLDFLSLPGHYILVDLCLLLAVGLLLGFLLPLTRPLVGLSLTAALLAGYTGFNHYLFSSRGMWINLVYPAAEIMVIFTMITLYRYATEEKEKKRIKNSFERYLAPDLVQELIQNPQMLSLGGEKKLLTVLFSDIRGFTSISERLEPEALVSFLNEYMSIMSTIILNYSGFLDKFIGDAIMAVYCAPIVREDHALLACRAALDMRTALAGINRNLHQKNFPQIKIGIGINSGEMIVGNMGSRERMDYTVLGDNVNLASRLEGITKVYGVDVVISEHTCQLVRDEFVVRELDMVRVKGKTQPVKIFELMGRKEEAAHYEPLLRSFAEGLRVYRNQRWEEGLRKFQKVLEICPSDGPSKYYLDRCRQYLHSPPVPDWDGVLTLTAK; from the coding sequence GACTCTATGTTGGACACCCCCGGTTCATGGAAGTCATTGAGCTGAAAGCATTCGACCTGCGTTTTCGCTGGCGGGGGTGCATTCCTCAAGGACCTGAAGTGGTCATTGCAGCCATAGACCAGAAAAGCATTGATGAGCTGGGAAGATGGCCCTGGCCGCGCAGCAGAATGAAGCGCCTGGTCGATGAGCTGAAAGCTGCCGGAGCCAGGGTTGTGGCATTTGATATCACCTTTCCCTCCCCGGAGCTGGACCCGGAATCCTCTGAAGAGCATGCCCTTGAGCTGGTCAAAAATCTCAACAGCTCCGCTCTTTCGATTGACCGCCAGCAAATCAGGAAGGCATTAAGCCGCCTTGACCCGGACCGGGATTTCAGCCTGGCCATTCGGAAAGCGGGCAATGTTATTCTGGGCATGTTTTTCTTCCTCTCTCCGCAGGAGGTACCGACCGGCAAGAGGCTGCGGCCTGCTCCGCCTTATCTTGTCTCGCAGCGCTATCCCCTGGTTCAGCAGTTGGGTCCCGTGGCTTCGGACAGCCCCATCATCCCTCAAGGGTATGGCTATGAAGCCAGTCTGGACATGCTGGGGGCTTGCGCGCTGGCCAGCGGAGCTTTTAATATGTACCCGGATTTTGACGGTACGATCCGCTGGGCTCCTCTGATTATTGCCTATCAGGGGAATTACTACCCTTCCCTGGATATGCAGGTTATCAGGCATTACTGGGGTTTGAACGGGGATTCCATACTGATCCAGATGGGTGAGCACGGAGTGGAAAGCCTGCTCCTCGAAGGCATGCCTGTTCCGGTCGATGCCAGAGGTCACCTGCTCATCAATTACCGAGGGCCGCACGACACCTATGCCCACTACAGCATCTGCGATATCCTCTCCCGCCGGATTCCGGCTGAAAAACTCCGGGACAGGATTGTTCTGGTAGGAGCTACAGCAACCGGCATCTATGATATGCGCTATACCCCGTATAACATCATGGCCGGGGTGGAAATCCACGCCAATATCCTGGATAGCCTGCTCCATCTTGACTTTCTTTCACTTCCGGGGCATTATATTCTCGTAGATTTATGCCTGTTGCTGGCTGTCGGCCTGCTGCTCGGTTTCCTGCTCCCCCTTACCCGGCCCCTCGTGGGATTAAGTCTGACTGCGGCTCTTCTTGCCGGCTATACCGGGTTCAATCACTACCTGTTCTCTTCGCGGGGGATGTGGATCAATCTGGTCTATCCGGCTGCGGAAATAATGGTCATTTTTACCATGATTACCCTTTACCGATATGCCACCGAGGAGAAGGAGAAGAAAAGGATCAAAAACTCCTTTGAGCGCTACCTCGCTCCCGACCTGGTTCAGGAGCTTATCCAGAATCCGCAGATGCTGAGCCTTGGAGGAGAAAAAAAGCTCCTGACGGTCCTTTTTTCCGATATCCGGGGGTTTACTTCCATCTCCGAGCGGCTGGAGCCGGAAGCCCTGGTGTCCTTTTTAAATGAATACATGAGCATCATGTCCACGATCATCCTGAATTACTCGGGATTTCTGGATAAGTTCATCGGCGATGCCATTATGGCTGTCTACTGTGCACCTATTGTCCGGGAAGATCATGCCCTGTTGGCCTGCCGGGCTGCCCTGGACATGCGAACAGCCCTGGCCGGAATCAATCGGAATCTGCATCAGAAGAATTTTCCGCAGATAAAAATCGGCATCGGCATCAATTCCGGTGAAATGATCGTCGGCAATATGGGTTCCAGGGAACGGATGGATTATACGGTCCTGGGGGATAATGTCAACCTGGCCTCGCGGCTGGAAGGAATTACCAAGGTTTATGGGGTGGATGTGGTAATCAGCGAGCACACCTGTCAGCTTGTCCGGGATGAATTTGTCGTCCGGGAGCTTGATATGGTCCGGGTGAAAGGAAAAACGCAGCCGGTGAAAATATTTGAGCTTATGGGCAGGAAGGAAGAAGCGGCCCATTATGAACCTCTGCTGCGAAGCTTTGCCGAAGGGCTCAGGGTTTACCGGAATCAGCGGTGGGAGGAAGGGCTCAGGAAGTTTCAGAAGGTTTTGGAGATTTGCCCCTCCGATGGGCCCTCGAAATACTATCTTGACCGCTGCCGTCAATACCTGCATTCTCCTCCAGTGCCTGACTGGGATGGCGTACTTACCCTGACGGCTAAATAA
- a CDS encoding DUF1805 domain-containing protein has product MEIQEIDLDGRKLKGVRIPTGNTVILVIEAPGGFLGCGYFDIETANKVKDIAAIVTGVRTFQDMLDKPVQKVSQSAQELGITVGSSGLEALRKMLAGELI; this is encoded by the coding sequence ATGGAAATCCAGGAAATTGATCTGGATGGGCGCAAGCTGAAAGGGGTAAGGATACCGACGGGAAATACCGTTATCCTGGTTATTGAAGCTCCGGGAGGATTTCTTGGCTGTGGCTATTTTGACATCGAGACAGCCAATAAAGTCAAAGATATTGCAGCTATCGTCACCGGTGTCAGGACCTTTCAGGACATGCTGGACAAGCCGGTCCAAAAGGTCAGCCAGTCTGCTCAGGAACTGGGAATTACCGTAGGATCTTCGGGGCTTGAGGCGCTCCGGAAGATGCTGGCCGGTGAATTGATCTGA
- a CDS encoding isoprenylcysteine carboxylmethyltransferase family protein: MQNTRQRKLSERQRFFLGWALGAVVLLSCTRGIWWPGIGVALVGLLIRIWAASHIQKNVTLCTQGPYRYTRNPLYLGSMIMAIGFCLAVQRPVLLGCTFLFFLLVYYPVIFREEERLKSKFPDAWSKYYQSVPRLVPNPLRRSMDRGESATLWMRGIRKEKQCILGFTGAVLAMMFLGNVIYPRILPHLHLPPIIASVIM; encoded by the coding sequence ATGCAAAACACCAGGCAGAGAAAATTAAGTGAAAGGCAGAGATTTTTTTTAGGCTGGGCATTAGGGGCGGTGGTCTTGCTTTCCTGCACCAGGGGAATCTGGTGGCCAGGTATCGGAGTCGCTCTGGTGGGGTTGTTGATCAGGATCTGGGCGGCCAGCCATATCCAGAAAAATGTCACTCTCTGCACTCAGGGGCCGTACCGATACACCCGGAATCCGCTTTATCTTGGCAGCATGATTATGGCTATCGGCTTCTGTCTGGCTGTTCAAAGACCTGTTCTCCTGGGCTGTACATTTCTTTTCTTTCTCCTTGTTTACTATCCGGTGATTTTCCGGGAAGAGGAAAGATTAAAAAGTAAATTTCCCGATGCATGGTCCAAATATTATCAGAGCGTCCCCCGGCTTGTTCCGAACCCTTTGCGCAGGTCAATGGACAGGGGAGAATCCGCCACCCTCTGGATGCGGGGCATCAGGAAAGAGAAGCAGTGCATTCTGGGATTCACCGGAGCTGTTCTGGCCATGATGTTTTTGGGAAATGTGATCTATCCACGGATATTGCCTCATCTGCATCTTCCGCCAATCATTGCTTCCGTGATCATGTGA
- a CDS encoding NapC/NirT family cytochrome c, with amino-acid sequence MRKLKKLLIIAGSGISLMSVMTVVGIKISSTAWFCLRCHETSNIAATWRKSKHSPVNSQGSACIHCHARPGFLGFLQSQVETAFTHLEFLDPTFPSFPSSLSARNCQANLVQPEPTAIQPTICEPVSCTQSGCHQIEDIDNHARPDRLITLNHVKHIQVMEKIGTISKCMPCHRDVAHGEGSFLPNMKSSCFLCHKERDIAAANCTLCHSQKSGVRSQKSEVRSQKSGVRIKAAP; translated from the coding sequence GGCTCAGGTATCTCCCTTATGAGTGTGATGACTGTTGTTGGGATCAAAATATCCTCTACTGCCTGGTTTTGTCTTCGTTGCCATGAAACATCAAACATTGCCGCTACCTGGAGAAAATCCAAACACAGCCCGGTTAATTCCCAGGGAAGTGCCTGTATACATTGCCACGCCCGCCCAGGGTTCCTGGGTTTTCTCCAAAGCCAGGTCGAGACGGCATTCACTCATCTGGAATTCCTCGATCCGACTTTCCCTTCTTTCCCCTCTTCCTTATCGGCGCGGAATTGTCAGGCAAATCTCGTACAACCAGAACCAACAGCGATACAGCCAACAATCTGCGAGCCGGTGTCCTGCACTCAATCAGGATGCCACCAAATAGAAGATATAGACAACCATGCCCGGCCAGACCGGCTGATTACCTTAAACCACGTCAAGCATATCCAGGTAATGGAAAAAATCGGCACGATTTCAAAATGTATGCCCTGCCATAGAGATGTTGCTCATGGGGAAGGTTCGTTCCTGCCCAATATGAAAAGCTCCTGCTTTCTTTGCCACAAGGAGCGGGATATCGCGGCCGCAAATTGCACTTTGTGCCATAGTCAGAAGTCAGGAGTCAGGAGCCAGAAGTCAGAAGTCAGAAGTCAGAAGTCAGGAGTCAGAATAAAAGCAGCTCCTTAA